One part of the Methylobacterium mesophilicum SR1.6/6 genome encodes these proteins:
- a CDS encoding glycosyltransferase family 2 protein, with product MTDRPALDVVIVNWNGGALLRACLASLAAARDAGTVQVTVVDNASTDGSTEDLPALPRPLRLIRNDANLGFGRACDQGAAAGDAPAILFLNPDTQVAPDALGIARAALTADPRTGIVGARLVDPDGRTARSCARAPTALGLLGRALALDRLGLVRPHFLLEWDHAEDRAVDQVMGAFLMIRRDLFTALGGFDPRFFVYWEDVDLCARARATGFAVRHVAGAVARHEGQGTTRQVRARRLFYFLRSQILYAGKHHGPAASLALTAASFGAQVPLRLALALARRAPGEAAEVLRAASLLAAALPGLVPGLLGAPRWRP from the coding sequence TTGACCGACCGCCCTGCCCTCGACGTCGTGATCGTCAACTGGAACGGTGGCGCGTTGCTGCGGGCCTGCCTTGCGAGCCTCGCGGCGGCGCGGGACGCCGGGACCGTGCAGGTCACCGTGGTGGACAACGCCTCGACGGACGGCTCCACCGAGGACCTGCCCGCCCTGCCCCGGCCGCTGCGGCTGATCCGGAACGACGCGAATCTCGGCTTCGGCCGTGCCTGCGACCAGGGCGCCGCCGCGGGCGACGCCCCCGCGATCCTGTTCCTCAACCCCGACACCCAGGTCGCGCCGGACGCCCTGGGCATCGCCCGGGCCGCCCTGACGGCCGATCCGCGGACCGGCATCGTCGGGGCGCGGCTCGTCGATCCGGACGGGCGGACCGCGCGCTCCTGCGCCCGGGCCCCGACAGCGCTCGGCCTCCTCGGGCGCGCCCTGGCGCTGGACCGGCTGGGCCTCGTCCGGCCCCACTTCCTGCTCGAATGGGACCACGCCGAGGACCGCGCCGTCGATCAGGTGATGGGCGCCTTCCTGATGATCCGCCGCGACCTGTTCACCGCCCTCGGCGGCTTCGATCCGCGCTTCTTCGTCTACTGGGAGGATGTCGACCTCTGCGCCCGCGCCCGGGCGACCGGCTTTGCCGTGCGGCACGTGGCCGGGGCGGTCGCCCGCCACGAGGGCCAGGGCACGACCCGGCAGGTGCGGGCGCGGCGGCTGTTCTACTTCCTGCGCAGCCAGATCCTCTACGCCGGGAAGCACCATGGGCCGGCCGCGTCCCTCGCGCTCACGGCGGCGAGTTTTGGCGCGCAGGTGCCCCTGCGGCTCGCCCTGGCGCTGGCCCGCCGCGCGCCGGGCGAGGCCGCGGAGGTGCTGCGGGCGG
- a CDS encoding glycosyltransferase family 2 protein has protein sequence MRGTRPVPDPRLGCLALGITLFRPGPDQLARVHAQAASGFAAVIAFDNGGLSGEAAERLARSGVILLSEGRNLGIAEALNRIAAAARAAGADTLLLLDQDAEPPENLAAALLAGLGRLRAAGIPAAVVGPVPAPTTGHKAPAYPPRPGAPERDALAPVQFLATSGSLVHLDAFARIGPFRADFFIDGVELEWCFRAWACGHGCYVARDVAIPHRVGGGVIRAFGVAMPRQPLFRMATYLRNAVYAWRLPHVPRRWKLAQAAYLPLQAGLYWADAGFRPAVLLRLLAAARDGALGRLGPPEDLPKDLP, from the coding sequence ATGCGCGGGACGCGGCCGGTGCCTGACCCCCGGCTCGGCTGCCTCGCCCTCGGGATCACCCTGTTCCGGCCGGGTCCGGACCAGCTGGCGCGGGTTCACGCCCAGGCTGCTTCAGGGTTCGCCGCGGTGATCGCCTTCGACAACGGCGGCCTCTCGGGGGAGGCGGCGGAGCGCCTCGCCCGGTCCGGCGTGATCCTGCTGTCGGAGGGGCGGAACCTCGGCATCGCGGAGGCGCTCAACCGGATCGCCGCGGCCGCCCGGGCGGCGGGGGCGGACACGCTCCTGCTCCTCGATCAGGATGCCGAGCCGCCGGAGAACCTCGCCGCCGCGCTGCTGGCGGGCCTCGGCCGGCTGCGGGCCGCCGGGATCCCGGCGGCGGTGGTGGGTCCGGTCCCGGCGCCCACGACGGGACACAAGGCGCCCGCCTACCCGCCCCGCCCCGGCGCTCCGGAGCGGGACGCCCTCGCGCCCGTGCAGTTCCTGGCGACCTCGGGCTCGCTGGTCCATCTCGACGCCTTCGCGCGGATCGGGCCGTTCCGCGCCGACTTCTTCATCGACGGGGTCGAGCTCGAATGGTGCTTTCGCGCCTGGGCCTGCGGTCATGGCTGCTACGTCGCCCGCGACGTCGCGATCCCGCACCGGGTCGGCGGCGGGGTGATCCGGGCCTTCGGGGTCGCGATGCCGCGCCAGCCCCTGTTCCGGATGGCGACCTACCTGCGCAACGCGGTCTACGCGTGGCGCCTGCCGCACGTGCCGCGCCGCTGGAAGCTCGCCCAGGCCGCCTACCTGCCGCTCCAGGCCGGGCTGTACTGGGCGGATGCGGGCTTCCGGCCCGCCGTGCTGCTGCGGCTCCTCGCGGCCGCCCGCGACGGCGCCCTCGGGCGCCTCGGGCCGCCCGAGGATCTCCCGAAGGATCTGCCTTGA
- a CDS encoding PadR family transcriptional regulator — MHPSPSDFIHPDPFEAFRFRAHRGPMGADPRGRHGHHGRGPGDRGPFGRGGRGGRGDLARFFAHGDLRLVILHLIAEKPRHGYEIIKAIEERVGGAYSPSPGTVYPTLTLLEELGHVTVTPGEGTKRLHTITPDGQAFLDGNRPTLEAILARMAEAEAARGDGPPPSIVRAKEGLKLALQMRLARGPLSAEQADAITAALEAATAAVERA; from the coding sequence ATGCATCCCTCTCCTTCGGACTTCATCCATCCCGATCCCTTCGAGGCCTTCCGGTTCCGCGCCCACCGCGGCCCGATGGGCGCCGATCCCCGCGGGCGGCACGGCCATCACGGCCGCGGACCGGGTGACCGCGGCCCGTTCGGCCGCGGCGGCCGCGGCGGCCGCGGCGACCTCGCGCGGTTCTTCGCCCACGGCGACCTGCGCCTCGTCATCCTCCACCTGATCGCCGAGAAGCCCCGGCACGGCTACGAGATCATCAAGGCCATCGAGGAGCGGGTCGGCGGCGCCTACAGCCCGAGCCCCGGCACGGTCTACCCGACGCTCACGCTGCTGGAGGAACTCGGCCACGTGACGGTGACGCCCGGGGAGGGCACCAAGCGGCTGCACACGATCACCCCGGACGGCCAGGCGTTCCTGGACGGCAACCGCCCGACCCTGGAGGCGATCCTCGCCCGGATGGCAGAGGCCGAGGCCGCCCGGGGCGACGGTCCGCCGCCCTCGATCGTGCGCGCCAAGGAGGGTCTGAAGCTCGCCCTGCAGATGCGGCTGGCCCGCGGTCCGCTGAGCGCCGAGCAGGCCGACGCCATCACGGCCGCCCTGGAGGCGGCGACCGCCGCGGTGGAGCGGGCGTGA
- the thrC gene encoding threonine synthase has translation MLHVSTRGEAAPLSFSDALLAGLARDGGLYVPQTWPQIGRPEIAALAGRPYAEAAKRVLRPLIDGDIAGPDLDRMIEAAYATFRHPAVCPLTQLDDNLFLLELFHGPTLAFKDVAMQLLGRLMDHVLAARGARATIVGATSGDTGSAAVEAFGGLERVDVFILYPHGRVSEVQRRQMTSVPAQNVHALAVDGTFDDCQNLVKALFQHADFADSVRLSGVNSINWARVAAQAVYYFTSAVALGSPHRPVSFAVPTGNFGDVLAGWVAKQMGLPVGRLMIGTNANDILVRTLEHGAYALRGVVPTTSPSMDIQISSNFERLLFEALGRDASALSRLMAGLKQSGGFSLSPEVLATVRSEFDAVAVPEPDVMEEIALTQAATGVVLDPHSAIGVRAGRRLLEQDPATPVVALGTAHPAKFPDAVAKATGGLRPPLPPHLADLMDRPERLTRVGNDQAAVEKLIRERARITRGA, from the coding sequence GTGCTCCACGTCTCGACTCGCGGCGAGGCCGCGCCGCTCTCGTTCTCGGATGCGCTCCTGGCGGGCCTCGCCCGCGACGGCGGGCTCTACGTGCCGCAGACCTGGCCGCAGATCGGCCGCCCGGAGATCGCCGCCCTGGCGGGCCGGCCCTACGCGGAGGCCGCCAAGCGGGTGCTGCGCCCGCTGATCGACGGTGACATCGCCGGCCCCGACCTCGACCGGATGATCGAGGCCGCCTACGCGACGTTCCGCCACCCGGCGGTCTGCCCGCTGACCCAGCTCGACGACAACCTGTTCCTGCTGGAGCTCTTCCACGGGCCGACGCTCGCCTTCAAGGACGTGGCGATGCAGCTGCTCGGGCGGCTGATGGACCACGTGCTGGCCGCGCGCGGCGCCCGCGCCACCATCGTGGGCGCGACCTCGGGCGACACCGGCTCGGCGGCGGTCGAGGCCTTCGGCGGGCTCGAACGCGTCGACGTGTTCATCCTCTACCCGCACGGGCGGGTCTCGGAGGTGCAGCGGCGGCAGATGACCTCGGTGCCGGCGCAGAACGTCCACGCGCTGGCCGTCGACGGCACGTTCGACGATTGCCAGAACCTCGTCAAAGCCCTGTTCCAGCACGCCGACTTCGCCGATTCCGTGCGCCTGTCGGGGGTCAACTCGATCAACTGGGCCCGGGTGGCGGCGCAGGCCGTGTACTACTTCACCAGCGCGGTGGCGCTGGGCTCGCCGCACCGGCCGGTCTCCTTCGCGGTGCCGACCGGAAATTTCGGCGACGTGCTCGCCGGCTGGGTCGCCAAGCAGATGGGCCTGCCGGTCGGGCGGCTGATGATCGGCACCAACGCCAACGACATCCTGGTGCGCACCCTGGAGCACGGCGCCTACGCGCTGCGCGGCGTGGTGCCCACCACCTCACCCTCCATGGACATCCAGATTTCTTCGAACTTCGAGCGGCTGCTGTTCGAGGCGCTGGGGCGCGACGCCTCCGCCCTGTCGCGGCTGATGGCCGGGCTGAAGCAGTCCGGCGGGTTCTCGCTGAGCCCCGAGGTTCTCGCCACGGTCCGCTCCGAATTCGACGCCGTCGCGGTGCCGGAGCCCGACGTGATGGAAGAGATCGCCCTGACCCAGGCCGCCACCGGCGTGGTGCTCGATCCCCACAGCGCCATCGGCGTGCGGGCCGGGCGGCGGCTCCTGGAGCAGGATCCGGCGACCCCCGTGGTGGCGCTCGGCACCGCGCATCCCGCAAAATTCCCGGACGCGGTCGCCAAGGCCACGGGCGGCCTGCGCCCGCCCCTGCCCCCGCACCTCGCCGACCTGATGGACCGGCCGGAGCGCCTGACCCGGGTGGGGAACGACCAGGCCGCCGTGGAAAAGCTCATCCGCGAGCGCGCCCGCATCACGAGGGGCGCGTGA
- a CDS encoding M16 family metallopeptidase codes for MNQHFSTHAASPSLRTTRLDNGVTVVTEPMPGVATASLGVWVGAGSRNERADEAGLSHLIEHMAFKGTRTRSAQKIAEEIENVGGEINAATSTEGTSYTARVLGEDAGLALDVIGDILTDSVFDAGELAREKGVILQEYAAVEDTPDDVVYDAFTEAAFPDQPVGRPILGRPETIRSFDEAGIRAYLDREYTPDRIVVAGAGAVTHEAIVAAAERHFGGRPARSAPEAVPGVYGGGERRMPRKLEQANVVIGLPGLSFRDEGYYALHMFAQVLGGGLTSRLWQEVRETRGLAYEIQAFHWPFSDCGLFGIGAGTAGADLPELVDVTLAATARAARDLDATEIARAKAQLKVSLLSALETPGGRIERNARQILAWGRVIPAGEVIDKVDAVTVEDVRTAAAAMLRGTPTLAAIGPIRKLPALDRIAGALRGA; via the coding sequence ATGAACCAGCATTTCTCCACGCACGCCGCCTCGCCGTCGCTGCGGACCACGCGGCTCGACAACGGCGTCACGGTGGTGACCGAGCCGATGCCGGGCGTCGCCACCGCGAGCCTCGGCGTCTGGGTCGGGGCGGGCTCGCGCAACGAGCGGGCCGACGAGGCGGGGCTGTCCCACCTCATCGAGCACATGGCGTTCAAGGGCACCCGCACCCGGTCGGCGCAGAAGATCGCGGAGGAGATCGAGAATGTCGGCGGCGAGATCAACGCCGCGACCTCCACGGAGGGGACGAGCTACACCGCCCGGGTGCTCGGCGAGGATGCCGGCCTCGCCCTCGACGTGATCGGCGACATCCTGACCGATTCGGTGTTCGACGCGGGCGAGCTCGCCCGGGAGAAGGGCGTGATCCTGCAGGAATACGCCGCCGTCGAGGACACCCCCGACGACGTGGTCTACGACGCCTTCACGGAGGCCGCCTTCCCGGACCAGCCGGTCGGCCGGCCGATCCTCGGGCGGCCCGAGACGATCCGGAGCTTCGACGAGGCCGGGATCCGCGCCTACCTCGACCGGGAATACACGCCGGACCGGATCGTGGTGGCCGGCGCCGGGGCCGTGACCCACGAGGCGATCGTGGCGGCGGCCGAGCGCCATTTCGGGGGCCGGCCCGCCAGATCCGCCCCCGAGGCCGTGCCGGGCGTCTACGGCGGCGGCGAGCGGCGGATGCCGCGCAAGCTCGAGCAGGCCAACGTGGTGATCGGCCTGCCGGGCCTCTCCTTCCGGGACGAGGGCTACTACGCGCTGCACATGTTCGCGCAGGTGCTGGGCGGCGGCCTGACCTCCCGGCTCTGGCAGGAGGTGCGCGAGACCCGCGGCCTCGCCTACGAGATCCAGGCCTTCCACTGGCCGTTCTCCGATTGCGGGCTGTTCGGCATCGGCGCCGGCACCGCCGGGGCGGACCTGCCCGAGCTCGTCGACGTGACGCTGGCGGCCACCGCCCGGGCGGCCCGCGACCTCGACGCCACCGAGATCGCCCGCGCCAAGGCGCAGCTCAAGGTGTCGCTGCTCTCGGCGCTGGAGACCCCGGGCGGCCGCATCGAGCGCAACGCGCGCCAGATCCTGGCCTGGGGCCGGGTGATTCCCGCCGGGGAGGTGATCGACAAGGTGGATGCCGTCACGGTCGAGGACGTGCGGACGGCCGCCGCCGCGATGCTGCGGGGCACGCCGACGCTGGCGGCGATCGGGCCGATCCGCAAGCTGCCCGCCCTCGACCGGATCGCGGGCGCGCTCCGGGGGGCGTGA
- a CDS encoding EAL domain-containing protein: protein MLALLLTLVGGLVGALALSGPARAVEAVRVTLDAPVIDLTSAIERYRSDGDLIQISTAPGKDGIVRRIVVKARDAGARPDWIVFALTNDTDEQIDRILVAPHFRLVDSGVIWPDLGGSRIAAITASQGIRPERDENPEADQFTITLDPGTTVTYVAELRGANIPQLHLWDQDAYRRKAAGLTLYKGIIIGISGLLALFLTIVFVVKGAIIFPAAAALAWSVLAYACIDFGFLQRVFPVTELAERVYRASAEAVLGATLLVFLFAYLNLARWHVRYSHVAFFWLAFLAGLVGLAVFDPPVAAGVARISIAAVAGIGLLLILYLAAHNGYDRAILLVPTWLLLVVWVTAAGFAVTGQIGSDLVQPALIGGLVLIVMLIGFTVLQHAFAGGGLSHALVSDTERRALALTGAGDVVFDWDVPADRVFVGPEIEAQLGLARGTLEGPATNWLGALHPFDVERYSAALDTVIEERRGRIVHDFRLRSEAGTFFWYRLKARPVIGADGEVIRVVGTIADVTEIKTAEERLLHDAVHDSLTGLPNRELFGDRLDAALAFAGQDQRLKPTVIVLDVDRFKGINDAIGLSAGDSILLTLSRRLGRLLRPQDTLARVAGDEFAVILLSERDPDRILAFAEMIRRAIATPITYADREIFLTVSIGLALYEAGASLKRDEVFKSAEIAMIQAKRNGGDRIEVFRAHMRTDRSDRLMLESDLRKAIERNELKVLFLPVVRLEDRTVAGFETVLRWDHPKLGRVPASTFLPLAEESGFIVNLGIFALERTALELAAWQRSLEVEPPIFAACNLSSRQLLRHDLLHDVKTVLARSGALPGSLKLEFSESLVMENPEYAAQMLARIHDLGAGLCLSDFGTGYSALSYLQRFPFDTIKVDATFVRQIGTGQTAILRSIVRMASELNLAIVAEGCESEADAQALAGLGCEYALGPAFGEPMTLLQARQIVGAAPEAA from the coding sequence ATCCTCGCCCTCCTCCTGACCCTGGTTGGCGGTCTCGTCGGTGCCCTCGCGCTCAGCGGGCCCGCCCGGGCCGTGGAGGCGGTGCGCGTCACCCTCGACGCCCCGGTGATCGACCTGACCTCGGCGATCGAGCGCTACCGCTCGGACGGCGACCTGATCCAGATCTCCACGGCGCCCGGCAAGGACGGGATCGTCCGCCGCATCGTCGTGAAGGCCCGCGATGCCGGCGCCCGGCCCGACTGGATCGTGTTCGCGCTCACCAACGACACCGACGAGCAGATCGACCGCATCCTCGTCGCCCCGCATTTCCGGCTGGTCGACTCCGGGGTGATCTGGCCCGATCTCGGCGGCTCGCGGATCGCCGCCATCACGGCGAGCCAGGGCATCCGCCCGGAGCGGGACGAGAACCCCGAGGCCGACCAGTTCACCATCACGCTCGATCCCGGCACCACCGTCACGTACGTCGCCGAATTGCGCGGCGCCAACATCCCCCAGCTCCACCTCTGGGATCAGGACGCCTACCGCCGGAAGGCCGCCGGCCTGACCCTCTACAAGGGCATCATCATCGGCATCAGCGGGCTGCTGGCGCTGTTCCTGACCATCGTGTTCGTGGTCAAGGGCGCGATCATCTTCCCCGCCGCCGCCGCGCTGGCGTGGTCGGTGCTGGCCTATGCCTGCATCGATTTCGGCTTCCTGCAGCGGGTCTTCCCGGTCACCGAACTCGCCGAGCGGGTCTACCGGGCCTCCGCCGAGGCGGTGCTCGGGGCGACGCTGCTGGTCTTCCTGTTCGCCTATCTCAACCTCGCCCGCTGGCACGTGCGCTACAGCCACGTGGCGTTCTTCTGGCTCGCTTTCCTGGCCGGCCTCGTCGGGCTCGCGGTGTTCGACCCGCCGGTGGCGGCGGGGGTGGCGCGCATCTCCATCGCGGCGGTCGCCGGCATCGGGCTGCTGCTGATCCTCTACCTCGCCGCCCATAACGGCTACGACCGGGCGATCCTGCTGGTGCCGACCTGGCTGCTGCTCGTGGTCTGGGTGACGGCGGCGGGCTTCGCGGTCACCGGCCAGATCGGCAGCGACCTCGTGCAGCCGGCGCTGATCGGCGGCCTCGTGCTGATCGTGATGCTGATCGGCTTCACGGTGCTCCAGCACGCCTTCGCGGGCGGCGGGCTGAGCCACGCCCTGGTCTCCGACACGGAGCGCCGGGCGCTGGCGCTGACCGGCGCGGGCGACGTGGTGTTCGACTGGGACGTGCCCGCCGACCGGGTCTTCGTCGGCCCGGAGATCGAGGCCCAGCTCGGCCTCGCCCGCGGCACCCTGGAGGGGCCGGCAACCAACTGGCTCGGCGCGCTCCACCCCTTCGACGTGGAGCGCTACTCGGCCGCCCTCGACACGGTGATCGAGGAGCGACGCGGCCGCATCGTCCACGATTTCCGCCTGCGCTCGGAGGCCGGCACGTTCTTCTGGTACCGGCTGAAGGCGCGGCCGGTGATCGGCGCCGACGGCGAGGTGATCCGGGTGGTCGGCACCATCGCGGACGTGACCGAGATCAAGACCGCCGAGGAGCGCCTGCTCCACGACGCCGTGCACGACAGCCTCACCGGCCTGCCGAACCGCGAATTGTTCGGCGACCGCCTCGACGCGGCCCTCGCCTTCGCCGGCCAGGACCAGCGCCTCAAGCCCACCGTGATCGTGCTCGACGTCGACCGGTTCAAGGGCATCAACGACGCGATCGGCCTCTCGGCGGGCGACTCGATCCTGCTGACCCTGTCGCGCCGCCTCGGCCGCCTGCTGCGGCCGCAGGACACGCTGGCCCGGGTGGCGGGCGACGAGTTCGCGGTGATCCTGCTCTCCGAGCGCGACCCCGACCGGATCCTGGCCTTCGCCGAGATGATCCGCCGGGCGATCGCCACGCCGATCACCTACGCGGACCGCGAGATCTTCCTGACCGTCTCGATCGGGCTCGCGCTCTACGAGGCCGGCGCCAGCCTGAAGCGCGACGAGGTGTTCAAGAGCGCCGAGATCGCCATGATCCAGGCCAAGCGCAACGGCGGCGACCGGATCGAGGTGTTCCGCGCCCACATGCGCACCGACCGCTCGGACCGGCTGATGCTCGAGAGCGACCTGCGCAAGGCGATCGAGCGCAACGAGCTGAAGGTGCTGTTCCTGCCGGTGGTGCGTCTCGAGGACCGCACCGTGGCGGGGTTCGAGACCGTGCTGCGCTGGGACCACCCGAAGCTCGGGCGCGTCCCCGCCTCGACCTTCCTGCCGCTCGCCGAGGAGAGCGGCTTCATCGTCAATCTCGGCATCTTCGCCCTGGAGCGCACCGCCCTGGAACTCGCCGCCTGGCAGCGCTCCCTGGAGGTCGAGCCGCCGATCTTCGCGGCCTGCAACCTGTCCTCGCGCCAGCTCCTGCGCCACGACCTCCTGCACGACGTGAAGACCGTGCTGGCCCGCTCCGGGGCCCTGCCCGGCTCGCTCAAGCTAGAATTCAGCGAGAGCCTCGTGATGGAGAACCCCGAATACGCCGCCCAGATGCTGGCGCGGATCCACGACCTCGGGGCCGGCCTGTGCCTGTCGGATTTCGGCACCGGCTACTCGGCCCTCTCCTATCTCCAGCGCTTCCCGTTCGACACGATCAAGGTCGACGCGACCTTCGTGCGCCAGATCGGCACCGGACAGACCGCGATCCTGCGCTCCATCGTGCGGATGGCGAGCGAACTGAATCTCGCCATCGTGGCGGAGGGCTGCGAATCGGAGGCCGACGCCCAGGCGCTCGCCGGGCTCGGCTGCGAGTACGCCCTCGGCCCCGCCTTCGGCGAGCCCATGACCCTGCTGCAGGCCCGCCAGATCGTCGGCGCGGCGCCGGAGGCGGCCTGA
- a CDS encoding globin family protein, producing the protein MTPEQIKRVQDSFAKVRPIAGTAADLFYGRLFEIAPQVRGLFPDDMTEQKQKLMAMLGLAVANLNHPETVVPALQDLGRKHIAYGTRAAHYAPVGEALLWTLEQGLGPDFTLEVREAWVATYALVADVMKQAAAEAA; encoded by the coding sequence ATGACGCCCGAACAGATCAAGCGCGTGCAGGACAGTTTCGCGAAGGTGCGGCCGATCGCCGGGACGGCGGCGGACCTGTTCTACGGCCGCCTGTTCGAGATCGCCCCGCAGGTGCGCGGCCTCTTCCCGGACGACATGACCGAGCAGAAGCAGAAGCTGATGGCGATGCTGGGGCTCGCGGTGGCCAACCTGAACCATCCGGAGACGGTCGTGCCGGCGCTCCAGGATCTCGGGCGCAAGCACATCGCGTACGGCACGCGAGCAGCCCATTACGCGCCGGTGGGGGAGGCCCTGCTGTGGACCCTGGAGCAGGGGCTGGGCCCGGACTTCACCCTGGAGGTGCGGGAGGCCTGGGTCGCGACCTACGCGCTCGTCGCCGACGTGATGAAGCAGGCGGCCGCGGAGGCGGCCTGA
- a CDS encoding ferredoxin--NAD(+) reductase, with product MRGQTMGARCSLVVNGRSVRVSTGDTPLEAALAEGMIAPLQAQPGNLLAGQGSAAASGRRHPARRARAEALRPALPGAPIQGQEEAAPPPVAVRKGTVTEIRRLSPGIVEVVATLTRRPTGEPGHQALVTFAGLPTMTLCPTLRVDGAAEINEAVFHLARDPEGDPLDALRLDQPVRLKGPVGRGQYRAGGGRLVLVAAGAGFGAIWAIARAARYVEPAREMTLAVGARDALDLYMRESLDWLRRTGVARIVLCADRGRQRPPDVRSGPLSAHLPSLRATDVVHVAGDLSTVGAVQVLAATVGARCYPILLD from the coding sequence ATGCGGGGGCAGACCATGGGTGCGCGCTGCTCGCTCGTCGTGAACGGCCGGTCGGTGCGCGTCTCGACCGGCGACACGCCGCTGGAGGCGGCGCTGGCCGAAGGCATGATCGCGCCGCTGCAGGCGCAGCCCGGCAACCTGCTCGCCGGCCAGGGGAGTGCCGCGGCCTCCGGCCGCCGCCACCCGGCCCGCCGGGCCCGGGCCGAGGCCCTCCGGCCGGCCCTCCCGGGCGCCCCGATCCAGGGCCAGGAGGAGGCGGCGCCGCCGCCCGTCGCGGTCCGGAAGGGCACGGTCACGGAGATCCGCCGGCTCAGTCCCGGCATCGTCGAGGTCGTGGCGACCCTGACCCGACGTCCCACCGGAGAGCCGGGCCACCAGGCCCTCGTGACCTTCGCGGGGCTGCCCACGATGACCCTGTGCCCGACCCTGCGGGTCGACGGCGCGGCCGAGATCAACGAGGCGGTGTTCCACCTTGCCCGCGACCCCGAGGGCGACCCGCTCGACGCGCTTCGGCTCGACCAGCCGGTGCGGCTGAAGGGACCTGTCGGCCGGGGGCAGTACCGCGCCGGGGGCGGACGCCTCGTGCTGGTGGCGGCCGGGGCCGGCTTCGGGGCGATCTGGGCGATCGCCCGGGCGGCCCGCTATGTCGAGCCCGCCCGCGAGATGACGCTCGCGGTCGGGGCCCGCGACGCCCTCGACCTCTACATGCGCGAGAGCCTGGACTGGCTGCGCCGCACCGGCGTCGCCCGGATCGTGCTCTGCGCCGACCGCGGCCGCCAGCGTCCGCCGGACGTGCGCTCCGGCCCCCTGAGCGCCCATCTGCCGAGCCTGCGCGCCACCGACGTCGTCCACGTGGCCGGCGATCTCTCGACGGTCGGCGCCGTGCAGGTGCTCGCCGCCACGGTGGGCGCCCGCTGCTACCCGATCCTGCTCGATTAG